One region of uncultured Sulfurimonas sp. genomic DNA includes:
- the ppsA gene encoding phosphoenolpyruvate synthase, with translation MQYIRFFNSLTINDIATVGGKNASLGEMYQMLTPKGINIPNGFATTSKAYWLLLEENDIKGKIEEALGGLDITDTKNLQKRGLMVRKLILDASLPKSLEDELREAYATLSKEYNSDAVDVAVRSSGTAEDLPDASFAGQQESFLNVSSVDDLLQSVKKCFASLFNDRAISYRESRAFNHFEVALSVGIQKMVRSDNSSSGIMFSIDTETLSEDLILINSIWGLGENVVSGKVNADEFYVFKPTLKKGINTILKRSLGSKKLKMLYGEDGTKTLNVKTSQTEQNTFSITDAQVIELAKQALIIEEHYGRPMDIEWAKDALDAKLYIVQARPETVKSKEQNSKEIKKYSLEIPSDAKVLTKGRAVGEKIGIGKVKIINNTSEFHKFEKGDVLVADTTNPDWEPIMKKASAVVTNRGSRTCHAAIVAREIGVAAVVGCANATDVLKDGVSVSVSCVQGDEGYIYEGELEYETQTIDMSILKPTKTKLYMNVGNPSEAFNFAKMPNDGVGLARMEFVMNHSIDAHPMALVNMQKGKKVKDEEKIRSFMLPLTDAKEFFISKISEGIGTIAAAFYPKPVIIRTSDFKSNEYRNMPGGLEYESYEENPMIGFRGASRYYNDNYKEAFEWECEALKRVRDDMGLTNIKIMLPFVRTPDEGRKVIDIMNSLGLIQGKNELEIYAMCEIPSNVILADEFLKVFDGYSIGSNDLTQLTLGVDRESALIAHIFDERNEAVKRMLKMAIDACKKANKYIGICGQAPSDYPEITEFLVESGIDSISLNPDSIYKMHKLVTDLESR, from the coding sequence ATGCAATATATACGTTTTTTCAACTCCTTAACCATAAACGATATAGCTACAGTCGGTGGTAAAAATGCTTCTTTGGGTGAAATGTACCAGATGCTAACGCCAAAAGGCATAAACATTCCAAATGGTTTTGCAACTACAAGTAAAGCTTATTGGTTACTTTTAGAAGAAAATGACATAAAGGGCAAGATTGAAGAAGCTCTTGGAGGTTTAGATATCACAGATACCAAAAATCTTCAAAAGCGTGGTCTAATGGTTCGCAAACTTATCTTGGATGCTTCACTTCCAAAATCACTTGAAGATGAACTTCGTGAGGCTTATGCAACTCTATCAAAAGAGTATAACTCAGATGCAGTTGATGTGGCTGTTCGCTCTTCAGGAACGGCTGAAGATTTACCAGATGCTTCATTTGCAGGACAGCAAGAGAGTTTTTTAAATGTTTCATCAGTTGATGATTTACTTCAAAGTGTAAAAAAATGTTTTGCTTCTTTGTTTAATGACAGAGCGATAAGCTACAGAGAGAGTCGAGCCTTTAACCACTTTGAAGTAGCACTTTCAGTTGGTATTCAAAAGATGGTAAGAAGTGACAACTCATCAAGCGGTATCATGTTTAGCATCGATACAGAGACTCTCTCAGAGGATTTAATACTTATAAACTCCATCTGGGGTTTAGGCGAAAACGTTGTGAGTGGTAAAGTCAATGCAGATGAATTTTATGTCTTTAAACCAACACTCAAAAAAGGCATAAATACTATTTTAAAACGCTCACTTGGAAGTAAAAAACTAAAGATGCTCTACGGCGAAGATGGCACAAAAACTCTAAATGTAAAAACATCACAAACAGAACAAAACACTTTTTCTATAACAGATGCACAGGTTATAGAACTCGCCAAACAAGCACTCATCATAGAAGAGCATTATGGTCGTCCTATGGATATAGAGTGGGCAAAAGATGCATTAGATGCCAAACTCTACATAGTCCAAGCTCGTCCTGAGACTGTTAAAAGTAAAGAGCAAAATTCTAAAGAGATAAAAAAGTACTCTCTTGAAATTCCCTCAGATGCAAAAGTACTAACAAAAGGTCGTGCAGTAGGCGAAAAAATAGGTATAGGTAAAGTTAAAATTATCAACAATACATCTGAATTTCATAAGTTTGAAAAAGGGGATGTACTTGTAGCAGACACTACAAATCCTGACTGGGAACCTATCATGAAAAAAGCATCTGCTGTTGTTACAAACAGAGGAAGTCGTACTTGCCATGCAGCTATTGTCGCTCGTGAGATTGGTGTGGCTGCTGTTGTAGGTTGTGCTAACGCTACTGATGTTTTAAAAGATGGTGTTAGTGTTAGCGTTAGTTGTGTTCAAGGCGATGAGGGTTATATCTATGAGGGAGAGCTAGAGTATGAGACTCAAACTATAGATATGAGCATACTAAAACCAACAAAAACAAAACTATATATGAATGTTGGAAATCCATCTGAAGCCTTTAACTTTGCTAAGATGCCAAACGATGGAGTAGGACTCGCTCGGATGGAGTTTGTTATGAATCACTCCATAGATGCTCATCCAATGGCTCTTGTAAATATGCAAAAAGGTAAAAAAGTAAAAGATGAAGAGAAGATACGCTCTTTTATGTTACCTTTAACAGATGCCAAAGAGTTTTTTATCTCTAAAATAAGTGAGGGTATCGGAACTATTGCGGCTGCTTTTTATCCAAAACCTGTCATCATTAGAACAAGCGACTTTAAGAGTAATGAGTATAGAAATATGCCAGGTGGTTTAGAGTATGAATCTTATGAAGAAAATCCTATGATAGGCTTTAGGGGTGCAAGTCGTTACTATAACGACAACTACAAAGAAGCCTTTGAGTGGGAGTGTGAAGCACTAAAGAGAGTTAGAGATGATATGGGTTTAACAAACATAAAGATTATGCTTCCCTTTGTTAGAACTCCTGATGAGGGTAGAAAAGTTATAGATATTATGAACTCTCTAGGACTTATTCAAGGTAAAAATGAACTTGAAATTTATGCAATGTGTGAGATACCATCAAATGTAATACTTGCAGATGAGTTTTTAAAAGTATTTGATGGATACAGTATTGGCTCAAATGATTTAACCCAACTAACTCTTGGAGTAGATAGAGAGAGTGCTCTTATAGCTCATATATTTGATGAGAGAAATGAGGCTGTAAAACGTATGTTAAAGATGGCAATAGATGCTTGTAAAAAAGCCAACAAGTACATTGGCATCTGTGGACAAGCTCCATCTGATTATCCAGAAATTACAGAGTTTTTAGTAGAGAGTGGCATCGACTCTATATCTTTAAACCCTGATTCTATTTACAAGATGCATAAACTTGTAACAGACTTAGAAAGTAGATAA
- a CDS encoding SUV3 C-terminal domain-containing protein, with amino-acid sequence MGKKNKKNIKINQRIKKYFDGDPFDVGVERVSSETLSEMFSTLGIYDIEHSKEVLLKAARMLWSEADSGYRSDILNFFARDDKLYKSDKQKEPNLDRSDKIESMIQDLDANAEEAALLRDAFMEMRSKKITIAKMESKLKHIRFELKRQRLQKALDGIFNSDNTLEFNASLHYKLYAQSFYKILTLSTKAYSDDFIQDNEDEVIIAKIENDKTKIVKTKQNEIDLFIKNLPDTHLYLTHKEIEKAFRSSPPKAKTSYPPLKEDLLHSIISTELDIVDLELHDEELLVRINEVCILPYTEIKHSYILELHVELESLLQYIWESEKLNFDEVITDAKKHQEDDFLLILEDLVRECQDYATLLHLSDKELYIKVYPILLDRLGASLNITPKIAKKTVRTFVRDTHDEIIKKQRQALLARTIRDFKNLFPIARGMRRKLTLHIGPTNSGKTYTAMKRLESADTGYYLAPLRLLALEGYEGLKADGIEASLITGEEQLINEDATHISSTIEMLNFDVDVDVCVIDEVQMLDDRDRGWAWANAIIGAPAKEVVMTGSSNAKHAVIALAEYLGEELEIVEFERKNPLTLLELPTVTKDVEESTAIIAFSRKDVLRLKQDFSRFFSVSVVYGNLSPEVRREEARRFREKETQILIATDAIAMGMNLPIKTILFSKAEKFDGVTQRNLLASEVLQISGRAGRYGLNEEGFVGALNQDTLRIVKKNFYKEAKEITIPFKVMANLEHIKLVSSILEENSLSEILKFFVENMEFNGPFRATNLDDMVEAALIVDAYDLDIAMKYHLACAPLTLKSPYIIASFESYILALEKKLPVIYTPPFLNGTFAGTTDELLRAEDMVKEISLYLWLSYRFKDYFLDANKARQARGVLNRYIEESLQQSHFVQRCRICSAPLPTNSKYSICQSCFKKNYTGKNFRKRR; translated from the coding sequence ATGGGAAAGAAAAATAAAAAAAATATAAAAATCAATCAAAGAATAAAAAAATATTTTGATGGAGACCCTTTTGATGTGGGGGTTGAGAGAGTTAGTTCTGAAACTCTTAGCGAGATGTTTTCTACTCTTGGCATCTATGATATTGAACACTCAAAAGAGGTGCTTTTAAAAGCTGCTCGTATGCTTTGGAGTGAAGCGGATTCTGGTTATCGCTCAGACATTTTAAACTTTTTTGCAAGAGATGATAAGCTATACAAATCAGACAAACAAAAAGAACCAAACTTAGATAGAAGCGATAAGATAGAGAGTATGATCCAAGACTTAGATGCAAATGCTGAAGAAGCCGCACTTCTAAGAGATGCTTTTATGGAGATGAGAAGTAAAAAAATAACCATAGCAAAGATGGAGTCAAAATTAAAGCACATTAGATTTGAGTTAAAAAGACAGAGACTTCAAAAAGCACTAGATGGCATCTTTAACAGTGATAATACTTTGGAGTTTAATGCATCTCTTCACTACAAACTATATGCTCAAAGTTTTTACAAAATACTAACACTTAGCACAAAAGCTTATAGTGATGACTTTATACAAGACAATGAAGATGAAGTCATTATCGCTAAGATAGAAAACGATAAGACAAAGATTGTAAAAACTAAACAAAATGAAATAGATTTATTTATAAAAAATCTTCCAGATACGCATCTGTATTTAACTCACAAAGAGATAGAAAAAGCCTTTCGTTCATCTCCTCCAAAAGCTAAAACTTCATATCCTCCTCTAAAAGAGGATTTACTTCACTCTATCATCTCTACAGAGCTGGATATTGTGGATTTAGAATTACATGATGAAGAGCTTTTAGTGCGTATAAATGAAGTTTGCATACTTCCATATACAGAGATTAAGCACAGTTATATTTTAGAACTTCATGTAGAGTTAGAGTCCCTTTTACAATATATTTGGGAGTCTGAAAAACTAAATTTTGATGAAGTAATAACAGATGCAAAAAAACATCAAGAAGATGATTTTTTACTAATCTTGGAAGATTTGGTAAGAGAGTGTCAAGACTATGCAACTCTACTGCATCTGAGTGATAAAGAGCTTTATATAAAAGTTTATCCAATCTTGCTCGATAGACTTGGAGCATCTCTAAATATCACACCTAAAATAGCTAAAAAAACAGTTAGAACTTTTGTTAGAGATACTCATGATGAGATTATAAAAAAACAAAGACAAGCACTTTTGGCTCGTACAATCAGAGACTTTAAAAACCTTTTTCCAATAGCTAGAGGGATGCGAAGAAAACTAACACTTCACATAGGTCCTACTAACAGCGGTAAAACATATACAGCTATGAAAAGACTAGAGAGTGCCGATACAGGATACTATCTTGCACCTCTTAGACTTTTGGCGTTAGAGGGTTATGAGGGCTTAAAGGCTGATGGTATCGAAGCTTCTCTTATAACTGGTGAAGAACAACTTATAAACGAAGACGCTACACATATAAGCTCAACGATTGAGATGCTAAATTTTGATGTGGATGTGGATGTTTGTGTTATAGATGAAGTTCAGATGCTCGATGATAGAGATCGTGGTTGGGCTTGGGCAAATGCCATCATAGGAGCACCTGCAAAAGAGGTCGTTATGACAGGCTCTTCAAATGCTAAACATGCAGTTATAGCCTTAGCGGAGTACCTTGGAGAGGAGCTTGAGATTGTAGAGTTTGAGAGAAAAAATCCTCTAACTCTTTTAGAACTTCCAACAGTAACAAAAGATGTTGAAGAATCAACGGCGATTATTGCTTTTAGCAGAAAAGATGTGCTTAGGTTAAAACAAGATTTTTCACGCTTTTTTAGCGTAAGTGTAGTTTATGGAAATCTCTCTCCTGAAGTAAGACGTGAAGAGGCTAGAAGGTTTAGAGAAAAAGAGACACAGATACTTATAGCTACAGATGCCATAGCTATGGGGATGAATCTTCCCATAAAAACTATTCTTTTTTCAAAAGCAGAAAAATTTGATGGTGTTACGCAGAGAAATCTTCTTGCATCTGAAGTACTTCAGATATCTGGTCGTGCAGGTCGCTATGGACTAAATGAAGAGGGTTTTGTTGGAGCATTAAACCAAGATACTCTTCGCATAGTAAAAAAGAACTTTTACAAAGAAGCAAAAGAGATAACTATACCTTTTAAAGTTATGGCAAACCTTGAACATATTAAATTAGTCTCTAGCATCTTAGAAGAAAATTCACTTAGTGAAATACTTAAATTTTTTGTTGAAAATATGGAATTTAACGGACCTTTTCGTGCGACAAACTTAGACGATATGGTTGAAGCTGCCTTGATTGTAGATGCTTATGACTTAGATATTGCTATGAAGTATCATTTAGCTTGTGCTCCATTGACTTTAAAATCTCCCTATATTATTGCATCTTTTGAGAGTTATATCTTGGCATTGGAGAAAAAACTACCAGTTATATATACTCCACCTTTTTTAAATGGAACTTTTGCAGGAACAACAGATGAGCTTTTAAGAGCTGAAGATATGGTAAAAGAGATATCTCTTTATCTGTGGCTTAGTTATCGTTTTAAAGATTATTTTTTAGATGCAAACAAAGCACGTCAGGCAAGAGGGGTTTTAAACAGATATATAGAAGAGTCCTTGCAACAGAGTCATTTTGTACAAAGATGTAGAATATGTAGTGCACCTCTTCCTACAAACTCAAAGTACAGCATCTGTCAGTCTTGTTTTAAGAAAAATTATACTGGGAAAAATTTTAGAAAGAGAAGATAA
- a CDS encoding methyl-accepting chemotaxis protein: MLKTVKSKVIFSILLLSIIGLISIMSYLSSTLQNLSEKTAKQSLTMLSESIFQTMTGSMMMGDSAVVEDAFKAARKIEGIEYLNVAKSKEVIEIYSPDETFTKDAILQEVMKSKATKVIETNDNSHHTIRLVRPMIAETKCLSCHYNSTEGSVLGVMDLIISLDKNDADNEATEATLLIFLIIGVILFTIGASVFFSREIFSPLTNLKDRISSLVGGDKDLTKRLSYKHENEFGDAAKEVNKFIEMIQSTINEVKSLGVKNTAIASEIEQSSHVIRESTAQERAIVAKTNEKSLSIKDLLVENMQASEETQKNVKAAYDELSTARDSLNALSNEVNIFVEIENELSGELAGLKNDADQVKDVLNVIKDIAEQTNLLALNAAIEAARAGEHGRGFAVVADEVRKLAERTQKSLTEIDISVGTIVQSINDVGDKMHENAKNIESLINISDEVEEKISTTSDAINNSTKVADKSTKDTIEISSNIEEIIEDIHKIDVLSTANNTSISSIESDLKKLVTIAQSLQATIDEFKS, from the coding sequence ATGCTCAAAACAGTAAAATCAAAGGTAATTTTTTCCATCCTTTTACTAAGTATTATTGGTCTAATAAGCATTATGTCTTATCTCTCTAGTACTCTTCAAAACTTATCAGAAAAAACAGCCAAACAATCTCTTACAATGCTAAGTGAATCAATCTTTCAAACAATGACAGGAAGTATGATGATGGGTGATTCGGCGGTTGTAGAAGATGCTTTTAAAGCTGCAAGAAAGATAGAAGGCATAGAGTATCTTAATGTAGCCAAATCAAAAGAAGTTATAGAGATTTATTCTCCAGATGAAACTTTTACTAAAGATGCTATTTTGCAAGAAGTTATGAAATCTAAAGCTACAAAAGTGATAGAGACCAATGATAACTCACATCACACTATTCGTCTTGTTAGACCTATGATTGCTGAAACAAAATGTTTATCTTGTCACTACAACTCAACAGAGGGAAGTGTTTTAGGTGTAATGGACTTAATAATTTCACTTGATAAAAACGATGCTGACAATGAAGCTACGGAAGCGACTTTACTAATCTTTTTAATCATAGGTGTGATTCTCTTTACTATCGGTGCAAGTGTATTTTTCTCAAGAGAAATTTTTTCTCCTCTTACAAATCTAAAAGATCGCATCTCTTCACTTGTTGGAGGGGATAAAGATTTAACAAAAAGATTGTCATATAAACATGAAAATGAGTTTGGAGATGCTGCAAAAGAGGTAAATAAGTTTATTGAAATGATTCAAAGTACAATAAATGAAGTAAAATCACTTGGTGTTAAAAATACAGCAATTGCATCTGAGATAGAACAATCTAGTCATGTAATACGTGAGAGTACAGCTCAAGAACGTGCGATTGTTGCTAAAACAAATGAAAAAAGTCTATCCATAAAAGATCTTCTTGTAGAAAATATGCAAGCATCTGAAGAGACTCAAAAAAATGTCAAAGCAGCTTATGATGAACTTAGCACTGCAAGAGATTCATTAAATGCACTTAGCAATGAAGTAAATATTTTTGTTGAAATTGAAAATGAGTTATCAGGCGAATTAGCTGGTCTTAAAAACGATGCAGATCAAGTTAAAGATGTTTTAAATGTTATCAAAGACATAGCAGAACAAACAAACTTATTGGCTCTAAATGCTGCCATTGAAGCTGCTCGTGCTGGTGAGCATGGACGTGGTTTTGCTGTTGTTGCTGATGAGGTAAGAAAACTAGCTGAGAGAACTCAAAAATCACTTACTGAGATAGATATAAGTGTAGGAACAATCGTTCAGTCCATAAATGATGTAGGCGATAAAATGCATGAAAATGCAAAAAATATAGAGAGCCTTATAAATATTTCTGATGAGGTAGAAGAAAAAATCTCTACAACTTCAGATGCTATAAATAACTCAACTAAAGTTGCAGATAAATCAACTAAAGACACTATAGAGATTTCATCTAACATAGAAGAAATCATAGAAGATATTCATAAAATAGATGTATTATCAACTGCAAACAATACTAGCATCTCAAGTATAGAGAGCGATCTTAAAAAACTAGTAACTATTGCACAATCACTTCAAGCTACAATAGATGAGTTTAAAAGTTAG
- the cbiB gene encoding adenosylcobinamide-phosphate synthase CbiB — MSNILIALFAYFIDRVFGEFKFIKHPVIIIGEIITFFEERYYKDSILRGLLLVLFVLGLVSFASISIYLYLGEMNHVLNIIISSFLASMFLAHKMLYDSVKAVLVSQNKREVISMLVSRDTQHMSESDIYKASIETYAENLSDGVIAPLFYLTLFGLPGIIIYKAINTMDSMVGYRNERYENYGKVAAKLDDIVNYIPARLTAVLIMLVFKQKAIFSFYKYGKKHDSPNAGHPISAMAIGLGISLGGDTYYFGKLKKKPYFGDGKKETSVAYVKKALCIKNKIDATVAIFFLAIISAKHLS; from the coding sequence ATGAGTAATATTTTAATAGCTCTTTTTGCCTACTTCATCGACAGAGTCTTTGGAGAGTTTAAATTTATAAAACACCCCGTCATTATTATAGGCGAAATAATCACCTTCTTTGAAGAGAGATATTACAAAGACAGCATCTTAAGAGGTTTGTTACTTGTTTTGTTTGTTTTAGGTTTGGTTAGTTTTGCATCTATTAGCATCTACCTCTATTTAGGCGAGATGAATCATGTACTAAACATCATCATATCTTCATTTCTTGCATCTATGTTTCTAGCACATAAAATGCTTTATGATTCTGTAAAAGCGGTTTTAGTTAGCCAAAACAAACGAGAAGTTATTTCAATGTTAGTATCACGCGATACTCAGCATATGAGTGAAAGCGACATTTACAAAGCTTCTATCGAGACTTATGCCGAGAATCTCAGTGACGGGGTTATCGCTCCGCTTTTTTATCTCACACTTTTTGGACTTCCAGGCATCATCATCTATAAAGCCATAAATACTATGGACTCAATGGTCGGTTATAGAAATGAAAGGTATGAAAACTACGGAAAAGTTGCTGCAAAACTTGATGATATAGTCAATTACATTCCCGCACGATTAACCGCTGTTTTGATTATGTTAGTCTTTAAACAAAAAGCTATCTTCTCTTTTTACAAATACGGTAAAAAACATGACTCACCAAATGCAGGTCATCCTATAAGTGCAATGGCAATTGGTTTAGGCATCTCTCTTGGTGGAGATACTTACTATTTTGGCAAATTAAAAAAGAAACCTTATTTTGGAGATGGTAAAAAAGAAACAAGTGTTGCTTATGTAAAAAAAGCTCTCTGTATAAAAAACAAAATAGATGCAACCGTAGCTATCTTTTTTTTAGCTATTATTTCTGCAAAACATCTTAGTTAA
- a CDS encoding cobyric acid synthase produces MNSLSIFGTSSDAGKSTLSFAITYLLHHRGISVAPFKAQNVSNNSQVTDAGGEIAIPQYFAAEAIGLKTTPNMNPVLLKSGGKSKAHMIVNGKSIGDKDVWSYYRDIDKLKPHVKKAFLRLSKKYECIVAEGAGSPVELNLMDKDLSNIYIASEFNTKIILVADIQRGGVFASIYGVYHLLPKKLRKNVIGVIVNKFQGDMSLFDEGVKIIEKKFNIPVLGVVPFKPFNLGFEDSESIMNYVQDTSKAIIKVGVIKLPHISNFTDFEPLVVDKEVELSFISNASDMANCDLVVLPGSKRVVDDLAWLRERGFEDALKSKEQKVVAICGGYEMMFERILDPDRVESDAEITEGFGRLKGEVIFQKEKIVKKGSYRLFRCIVEGYEIHNGVAKKRCKANKNLYATFIHGLFDSDEIRKLIFSEINPNYKGYNFKDFKANAIKEYASHIDKHIDMDKIQEALNE; encoded by the coding sequence ATGAATTCTTTAAGTATATTTGGTACAAGTAGCGATGCTGGAAAATCAACCCTCTCTTTTGCTATTACCTATCTTTTACACCATCGCGGTATTTCAGTAGCTCCCTTTAAAGCTCAAAATGTATCTAATAACTCTCAGGTTACAGATGCGGGTGGGGAGATTGCCATTCCTCAGTATTTTGCAGCAGAGGCAATTGGGCTTAAAACTACTCCCAATATGAACCCCGTTTTACTTAAGTCTGGTGGGAAGTCTAAAGCGCACATGATAGTAAACGGTAAGAGCATTGGGGACAAGGATGTTTGGAGTTATTACCGAGATATAGACAAGCTAAAGCCTCATGTGAAAAAGGCTTTTTTGAGACTGAGCAAAAAGTATGAGTGTATCGTAGCTGAGGGTGCTGGTAGTCCTGTTGAGCTAAACCTGATGGACAAAGACCTCTCAAACATATACATAGCATCTGAGTTTAATACCAAAATCATTTTAGTTGCCGACATTCAAAGAGGTGGTGTTTTTGCATCTATCTACGGAGTTTATCATCTGCTTCCAAAGAAGTTACGCAAAAATGTCATAGGTGTCATCGTAAACAAGTTTCAAGGAGATATGTCACTTTTTGACGAGGGTGTGAAGATTATAGAGAAAAAGTTTAACATTCCTGTGCTTGGAGTAGTGCCTTTTAAGCCATTTAACCTTGGTTTTGAAGATAGTGAGTCTATTATGAACTATGTTCAAGATACAAGCAAAGCTATTATAAAAGTAGGAGTTATAAAGCTTCCGCATATCAGTAACTTTACAGACTTTGAGCCTCTTGTAGTCGACAAAGAAGTAGAACTCTCTTTTATCTCAAATGCTTCAGACATGGCAAACTGTGACTTAGTTGTTCTTCCTGGGAGTAAGAGAGTTGTGGATGATTTAGCGTGGTTGCGTGAACGTGGTTTTGAAGATGCACTTAAATCCAAAGAACAAAAGGTAGTAGCTATCTGTGGTGGTTACGAGATGATGTTTGAGCGTATTTTAGACCCAGACAGAGTTGAGTCAGATGCAGAGATAACTGAGGGTTTTGGACGACTAAAGGGCGAAGTAATATTTCAAAAAGAAAAGATAGTCAAAAAAGGCTCTTACAGACTTTTTAGATGCATCGTTGAGGGTTATGAGATTCATAACGGAGTTGCAAAAAAGAGATGCAAGGCTAATAAAAACCTATACGCAACTTTTATACACGGGCTTTTTGACAGCGATGAAATAAGAAAGCTAATTTTCTCAGAGATAAACCCAAACTACAAAGGTTACAACTTTAAAGATTTTAAAGCAAATGCCATAAAAGAGTATGCATCTCACATAGATAAGCATATAGATATGGACAAAATTCAAGAAGCTCTAAATGAGTAA
- a CDS encoding DUF4198 domain-containing protein, protein MIKMILITQILISSLFAHDMWVDDALVIHYGHMQKKNSHGDEQEIKKEDISVVFCSTEANIFELENKELEAKCDGVFILLNEAYYTKTPYVTKKQSKDKTKMALSSFKSIESIKRINNDEAKQIFNKGLELSLTNKLSNIEVGDKARLLVTFDGKAKSGVRVALADKVKGVSDEDGRINIRIQKAGLQNIKASLSLKGDGVKCDKIIHSTTLNIKISK, encoded by the coding sequence ATGATTAAAATGATACTAATAACACAAATACTTATATCTTCTCTCTTTGCTCACGATATGTGGGTTGATGATGCCTTAGTTATTCACTATGGACATATGCAGAAGAAAAATTCTCACGGTGATGAACAAGAGATAAAAAAAGAAGATATCTCTGTAGTTTTTTGCTCCACAGAAGCAAATATTTTCGAGTTAGAAAATAAAGAGCTAGAAGCTAAATGTGATGGAGTCTTTATACTTTTAAATGAAGCTTATTACACAAAAACACCATATGTAACTAAAAAGCAATCAAAAGACAAGACAAAGATGGCATTGAGCAGTTTTAAAAGCATAGAGTCTATAAAAAGAATCAACAATGATGAAGCCAAGCAGATTTTTAACAAAGGCTTGGAGCTTAGTCTTACAAACAAACTCTCAAACATAGAAGTAGGCGATAAAGCAAGACTCTTAGTTACATTTGATGGTAAAGCTAAATCTGGAGTTAGAGTAGCTTTAGCAGATAAAGTAAAAGGTGTTAGCGATGAAGATGGACGCATAAATATCCGCATCCAAAAAGCTGGACTTCAAAACATAAAAGCATCTCTATCTCTTAAGGGCGATGGTGTTAAGTGCGATAAAATAATCCACTCAACTACCTTAAATATAAAGATTTCAAAATGA
- a CDS encoding transporter, with the protein MKKFSIKKLGLLAALSTSLFAHHGVPSISIAGVEGPGAPLETTSSATLPEGSLLAYMKLDHADYKTYTSAKDGEGVSSDYFMYGLGYGFNSYFSAYMFVPYYTKTQDDAFTTSDFHDISFQFVLGMKYDEGLMLTPKSESLDDMQDWHFTTSFSFTLPTGESDATMADGSLIDPGMQTGFGEPSFMVGVSATKWFGNDWTLVGDLSYNTFLEHTYKDGTKVRFGDEIRVNSALTYMLYSNPAKKLRLDLNMEANYLNLGRDIENGSGAVATGGDMVYLTPGARLSYKTTSVAVGVKIPSWTNLNEEDLQQGAEGKENYRLLFTFSALF; encoded by the coding sequence ATGAAAAAATTCAGTATAAAAAAACTTGGTCTGCTTGCGGCATTATCTACAAGCCTGTTTGCACACCATGGAGTTCCATCGATTAGTATAGCAGGAGTTGAAGGTCCTGGCGCACCGTTAGAGACAACTTCATCAGCTACACTTCCAGAGGGTTCATTGCTTGCGTATATGAAGTTAGATCATGCTGATTATAAGACATATACTTCGGCTAAAGATGGAGAGGGTGTAAGTAGTGATTATTTTATGTATGGTTTGGGTTATGGATTTAACTCTTATTTTAGTGCTTATATGTTTGTTCCTTACTATACAAAAACACAAGATGACGCTTTTACTACATCCGATTTTCACGATATCTCGTTTCAGTTTGTTTTAGGTATGAAATATGATGAGGGTTTAATGCTTACTCCAAAGAGTGAGAGTCTTGATGATATGCAAGATTGGCACTTTACAACTTCATTTAGTTTTACTCTTCCAACTGGAGAATCAGATGCTACAATGGCTGATGGCTCACTAATAGACCCAGGTATGCAAACTGGTTTTGGAGAACCATCTTTTATGGTTGGAGTAAGTGCTACGAAGTGGTTTGGAAATGACTGGACACTTGTGGGAGACCTCTCTTACAATACATTTTTGGAGCATACTTACAAAGATGGAACTAAAGTGCGTTTTGGAGATGAGATTCGCGTAAACAGTGCTCTTACTTATATGCTTTACTCAAATCCAGCTAAAAAACTTCGTCTTGACCTTAACATGGAAGCAAACTACTTAAACCTTGGGCGTGATATAGAAAACGGTAGTGGTGCGGTTGCAACTGGTGGAGATATGGTCTACTTAACTCCAGGTGCAAGACTCTCTTACAAAACTACCTCAGTTGCAGTTGGTGTTAAAATTCCCTCGTGGACAAATCTAAATGAAGAAGATTTACAACAAGGTGCAGAGGGTAAAGAAAATTATAGACTTCTTTTTACTTTTTCGGCTCTTTTTTAA